The following proteins are encoded in a genomic region of Liolophura sinensis isolate JHLJ2023 chromosome 7, CUHK_Ljap_v2, whole genome shotgun sequence:
- the LOC135471743 gene encoding sterile alpha motif domain-containing protein 15-like → MSKMSPKKTSTNISLTPDAEVADRMDCRLPRALYWSTNQVANWIAKIGFPFYKNCFTDNYITGRRLIKLDASSLPRIGICDFDHIKFISKSIRALLKIEEIPWDHHMSLQPRSDVGMYLETKCFNGKYRDQLTYESFLSDSEDKKWKPPLTNFGILTPSSNHELGWHGRMKHNYRKIVVHNDK, encoded by the exons ATGAGCAAGATGAGTCCGAAGAAGACATCAACAAATATTTCGCTAACGCCAGATGCAGAGGTAGCAGACAGAATGGATTGTCGGCTGCCCCGTGCACTTTACTGGTCGACAAATCAAGTGGCTAACTGGATCGCCAAAATAGGTTTTCCGTTTTATAAA AACTGTTTCACAGATAATTATATTACTGGAAGACGTCTTATAAAACTCGATGCATCTTCGTTGCCACGAATAGGAATCTGTGATTTTGATCACATCAAG TTTATCTCAAAAAGCATCAGGGCGTTGCTGAAAATTGAGGAAATACCATGGGACCATCACATGTCGCTTCAACCCCGGAGCGATGTTG GGATGTATCTAGAGACCAAGTGTTTTAATGGAAAATATCGGGATCAATTGACCTACGAATCTTTCCTTAGCGACAGCGAAGACAAGAAATGGAAACCACCTTTAACGAACTTTGGTATTCTAACCCCGTCGTCGAATCATGAATTAGGCTGGCATGGTAGAATGAAACACAACTACAGAAAAATAGTTGTTCACAATGACAAGTGA